From the Porphyrobacter sp. CACIAM 03H1 genome, the window CTGAGCGAGAAGAACATCCCCTTCGATCTGGTGCGCGAGGACCCCTGGGCGGCCTCGGACCTGTTCTTCAATCTGAACCCGGCCGGGCGCACGCCGGTGATCGTCAATGCGGAGAAGAACATCACCATTCCCGACAGCCGCGCGATCGCGGAGTATTTCGAGGAGACGGTGGACCGCAACCCGATGATCAACGGCACCGCCACCCAGCGCGCCGAGATCCGCCGGCTGGTTGCGCTGTTCGACGAGAATTTCTACGCCGATGTCACCGCGCCGCTGCTGTCCGAACGCATGAAGAAGCGCATCCTGCGCCAGCCGCCCGACAGCGGCGCGCTGCGCAACGCGATGAAGATGGCGCACGGGCATCTCGACTACCTCGACTGGCTGATCGACAACCGCCCGTGGGTGGCGGGATCTACCATGAGCCTCGCCGATCTGGCGGCGGCGGCGCAGATCTCGGTCGCGGATTATCTCGGCGGGATCGACTGGTCGGGGCACGAACAGTCGCGCGGCTGGTATGCCGTGTTCAAGAGCCGCCCGAGCTTCCGCCCGCTGCTGACCGAGCGGATGGATACGATCAAGCCGCCCGCGCATTATGCGCTGCTGGACGGTTAGGTAACGAAAGAGGGCTCGCTTGCGAAATGGCACTCCCGGGCCGATATTGGCCCGACGAGAGAGGTGACACCATGACCGACGATCCCCGCAGCCTGACCGACGCCGAGTGGCGCGCAAAGCTCACCCCGATGCAGTATCACATCCTTCGCGAGGCGGGGACCGAGCGCGCCTTCACCGGCGAATACGACAAGTTCTACGACGAGGGCGAATATCACTGCGCCGCCTGCGGCACGCAGCTGTTCTACAGCACGGCCAAATACAATTCCGGCTGCGGCTGGCCCGCCTTCACCCGGCCTGCCGATGACGAGGTGATCGAGGAGCACCGCGACACCTCCTACGGCATGATCCGCACCGAGGTGCGCTGCGGCAAGTGCGGCGGGCATCTCGGCCACGTCTTCCCCGACGGCCCGCCCGAACAGGGAGGCCTGCGCTACTGCATCAATTCCGCCGCGCTGATCTTCACTCCTGCCGGCGGCTGAGCCCGCCGCCGCAATCGGGGAGAGCCGCACAGCGCCGGGTTCACCCCCGGTTACAACTTGCCTATGCAAGGGGCCGCATTTCCGCCCCGGTTCAGGGGAGCATCAATCGGGCACGGGTCATGTCGAAACGGGGTGAGCAGTTGCAGAACAGGGGCGCGCGCGGAAAGCGCCGGGCGGCGGCGGAACGGTCCGGCGCGGCCGAC encodes:
- the msrB gene encoding peptide-methionine (R)-S-oxide reductase MsrB — translated: MTDDPRSLTDAEWRAKLTPMQYHILREAGTERAFTGEYDKFYDEGEYHCAACGTQLFYSTAKYNSGCGWPAFTRPADDEVIEEHRDTSYGMIRTEVRCGKCGGHLGHVFPDGPPEQGGLRYCINSAALIFTPAGG
- a CDS encoding glutathione S-transferase family protein → MWLLYQFPLCPFSRKIRLLLSEKNIPFDLVREDPWAASDLFFNLNPAGRTPVIVNAEKNITIPDSRAIAEYFEETVDRNPMINGTATQRAEIRRLVALFDENFYADVTAPLLSERMKKRILRQPPDSGALRNAMKMAHGHLDYLDWLIDNRPWVAGSTMSLADLAAAAQISVADYLGGIDWSGHEQSRGWYAVFKSRPSFRPLLTERMDTIKPPAHYALLDG